The Prinia subflava isolate CZ2003 ecotype Zambia chromosome 13, Cam_Psub_1.2, whole genome shotgun sequence genome contains a region encoding:
- the KLHDC4 gene encoding kelch domain-containing protein 4 isoform X1, with the protein MGKKGKRDKKGKGAEKTLAKMEKKVSRRAKKEEEDLEALIAEFQSLDAKKTQVIESSCPPPSPRLNCSLCAHPERDELILFGGEYFNGQKTYLYNELYIYHIRKNSWAKLDIPNPPPRRCAHQAAVVPTAGGQLWIFGGEFASPNGEQFYHYKDLWVLHLATKTWEQIKAPGGPSGRSGHRMVACKRQLIVFGGFHESARDFIYYNDVYAFNLDSFTWSKLAPAGMGPAPRSGCQMTPTPEGNIIIYGGYSKQRIKKDVDKGTLHTDMFLLKAEGAGKEEDRWSWSRLSPSGVKPPPRSGFAVAAAPNNRCLLFGGVHDEEEEESIEGDFFNDIYFYDIGKNRWFPAQLKGPKSERRRRRRGRQAEAEAAGEEELQLPPPQGPLEIVKEVVAEDGTVMTIKQVIPAAAGDRDRSGSEEEEEEDEEEGAALGQPVEPCPRSSAMVAVKHGVLYVYGGMFEVGDRQVTLSDLHSLDLHRMEQWKVLQEMDPKTQEWLEESESDEEEDDDVEGAEGGEEEEESSEEESEDEEGEQQHPAVQPGEVQAQYVGRTEQYWLGLARSHMGPEAKDKKVLKVAHAMAKTFYEDPVHNS; encoded by the exons atggggaagaaggggaagcGCGACAAGAAGGGGAAAGGCGCCGAGAAGACGCTGGCGAAGATGGAGAAGAAGGTGTCCCGCAGAGCCAAGAAGGAGGAG GAGGATCTTGAAGCCCTGATAGCAGAATTCCAGAGTTTGGATGCTAAAAAGACCCAAGTAATTGAATCATCCTGCCCACCCCCCTCACCCAG gttGAACTGCTCCCTCTGTGCTCACCCCGAGAGAGACGAGCTGATCCTTTTTGGAGGTGAATATTTCAATGGCCAAAAA ACCTACCTGTACAATGAGCTGTACATTTACCACATCAGGAAGAACAGCTGGGCCAAGCTGGACATCCCCAACCCTCCCCCGAGGCGCTGTGCTCACCAG GCAGCCGTGGTGCCCACGGCTGGGGGGCAGCTCTGGATCTTCGGGGGGGAGTTTGCCTCTCCCAACGGGGAGCAGTTCTACCACTACAAAGACCTCTGGGTCCTGCACTTGGCCACCAAGACCTGGGAGCAGATCAA gGCACCAGGAGGGCCCTCTGGACGAAGTGGGCATCGGATGGTTGCGTGCAAAAGGCAGCTGATCGTCTTTGGAGGTTTCCATGAGAGTGCAAG AGATTTCATCTACTACAACGATGTGTATGCCTTCAACCTGGACTCCTTCACCTGGAGCAagctggctcctgcagggatggggcctGCTCCAAGATCTGGCTGTCAAATGACTCCCACCCCCGAGGGCAACATCATCATCTATGGAGGCTACTCCAAACAG agGATCAAGAAGGATGTGGACAAAGGCACCCTGCACACAGACATGTTCCTGCTGAAGGCTGAAGGGGCAGGCAAGGAGGAAG ACAGGTGGAGCTGGAGCCGGCTCAGCCCCTCCGGAGTGAAGCCCCCTCCCAGGTCCGGCTTCGCCGTGGCCGCTGCTCCCAACAATCGCTGCCTCCTGTTCGGGGGGGTGCAcgatgaggaggaggaggagagcattGAAGGGGACTTCTTTAATGACATTTATTTCTATGACATCGGGAAGAACCGCTGGTTCCCTGCACAGCTCAAG GGCCCAAAGTCGGAGAGGAGGAGGCGCAGGCGTGGCAGacaggctgaggctgaggctgctggcgaggaggagctgcagctgccacctccCCAGGGGCCCCTGGAGATCGTCAAGGAGGTGGTGGCAGAAGATGGCACCGTCATGACCATCAAGCAGGtgatccctgcagctgcaggagaccGGGACAGGTCTggctcagaggaggaggaggaggaggatgaggaggaaggagcagccctgggccagCCTGTGGAGCCGTGCCCACGCTCCAGTGCCATGGTGGCAGTGAAGCACGGGGTCCTCTACGTGTACGGGGGCATGTTCGAGGTGGGTGACCGCCAGGTGACCCTCAGTGACCTGCACAGCCTCGACCTGCACAGGATGGAGCAGTGGAAGGTGCTGCAGGAGATGGATCCAA AAACCCAGGAATGGCTGGAGGAGTCAGAGTCAGATGAAGAGGAGGATGATGATGTGGAaggtgcagagggaggggaggaagaagaggagagCTCTGAAGAGGAGAGTGAAGATGAGGAAG gggagcagcagcacccgGCAGTGCAGCCTGGGGAGGTGCAGGCCCAGTACGTGGGCAGGACTGAGCAGTactggctggggctggcccGCAGCCACATGGGCCCCGAGGCCAAGGACAAGAAGGTGCTCAAGGTGGCTCATGCCATGGCCAAGACTTTCTATGAAGATCCCGTCCACAATtcctga
- the KLHDC4 gene encoding kelch domain-containing protein 4 isoform X2: MSFSYPSQSSLAAVVPTAGGQLWIFGGEFASPNGEQFYHYKDLWVLHLATKTWEQIKAPGGPSGRSGHRMVACKRQLIVFGGFHESARDFIYYNDVYAFNLDSFTWSKLAPAGMGPAPRSGCQMTPTPEGNIIIYGGYSKQRIKKDVDKGTLHTDMFLLKAEGAGKEEDRWSWSRLSPSGVKPPPRSGFAVAAAPNNRCLLFGGVHDEEEEESIEGDFFNDIYFYDIGKNRWFPAQLKGPKSERRRRRRGRQAEAEAAGEEELQLPPPQGPLEIVKEVVAEDGTVMTIKQVIPAAAGDRDRSGSEEEEEEDEEEGAALGQPVEPCPRSSAMVAVKHGVLYVYGGMFEVGDRQVTLSDLHSLDLHRMEQWKVLQEMDPKTQEWLEESESDEEEDDDVEGAEGGEEEEESSEEESEDEEGEQQHPAVQPGEVQAQYVGRTEQYWLGLARSHMGPEAKDKKVLKVAHAMAKTFYEDPVHNS; encoded by the exons ATGTCCTTTTCCTACCCATCCCAAAGCTCCCTG GCAGCCGTGGTGCCCACGGCTGGGGGGCAGCTCTGGATCTTCGGGGGGGAGTTTGCCTCTCCCAACGGGGAGCAGTTCTACCACTACAAAGACCTCTGGGTCCTGCACTTGGCCACCAAGACCTGGGAGCAGATCAA gGCACCAGGAGGGCCCTCTGGACGAAGTGGGCATCGGATGGTTGCGTGCAAAAGGCAGCTGATCGTCTTTGGAGGTTTCCATGAGAGTGCAAG AGATTTCATCTACTACAACGATGTGTATGCCTTCAACCTGGACTCCTTCACCTGGAGCAagctggctcctgcagggatggggcctGCTCCAAGATCTGGCTGTCAAATGACTCCCACCCCCGAGGGCAACATCATCATCTATGGAGGCTACTCCAAACAG agGATCAAGAAGGATGTGGACAAAGGCACCCTGCACACAGACATGTTCCTGCTGAAGGCTGAAGGGGCAGGCAAGGAGGAAG ACAGGTGGAGCTGGAGCCGGCTCAGCCCCTCCGGAGTGAAGCCCCCTCCCAGGTCCGGCTTCGCCGTGGCCGCTGCTCCCAACAATCGCTGCCTCCTGTTCGGGGGGGTGCAcgatgaggaggaggaggagagcattGAAGGGGACTTCTTTAATGACATTTATTTCTATGACATCGGGAAGAACCGCTGGTTCCCTGCACAGCTCAAG GGCCCAAAGTCGGAGAGGAGGAGGCGCAGGCGTGGCAGacaggctgaggctgaggctgctggcgaggaggagctgcagctgccacctccCCAGGGGCCCCTGGAGATCGTCAAGGAGGTGGTGGCAGAAGATGGCACCGTCATGACCATCAAGCAGGtgatccctgcagctgcaggagaccGGGACAGGTCTggctcagaggaggaggaggaggaggatgaggaggaaggagcagccctgggccagCCTGTGGAGCCGTGCCCACGCTCCAGTGCCATGGTGGCAGTGAAGCACGGGGTCCTCTACGTGTACGGGGGCATGTTCGAGGTGGGTGACCGCCAGGTGACCCTCAGTGACCTGCACAGCCTCGACCTGCACAGGATGGAGCAGTGGAAGGTGCTGCAGGAGATGGATCCAA AAACCCAGGAATGGCTGGAGGAGTCAGAGTCAGATGAAGAGGAGGATGATGATGTGGAaggtgcagagggaggggaggaagaagaggagagCTCTGAAGAGGAGAGTGAAGATGAGGAAG gggagcagcagcacccgGCAGTGCAGCCTGGGGAGGTGCAGGCCCAGTACGTGGGCAGGACTGAGCAGTactggctggggctggcccGCAGCCACATGGGCCCCGAGGCCAAGGACAAGAAGGTGCTCAAGGTGGCTCATGCCATGGCCAAGACTTTCTATGAAGATCCCGTCCACAATtcctga